One window of the Chryseotalea sp. WA131a genome contains the following:
- a CDS encoding ABC transporter permease, protein MFRNYLKTAFRSLFRHRFFSAINIFGLAVAMALSMIIIMLVADQMTYDRYNTKRDRIYRLNTIPQGSNGETLNEYATTTLPLKQELLDNYVGVEKAVRIMRGFGNLWLEMEQNVNIPIAGYYADSEILDVFEYELEYGDSHTALVEPYSVVLSKKTAKKLFKQENPIGESFKVGEEGPYKVTGILKETKNKSHIPFEALASISSVKSLEAQNKSG, encoded by the coding sequence ATGTTCCGCAATTATCTCAAGACCGCCTTCCGCAGTTTGTTCCGTCACCGGTTCTTCTCTGCCATCAATATTTTTGGTTTGGCGGTGGCCATGGCTTTGTCAATGATTATTATTATGCTGGTGGCCGATCAGATGACTTATGACCGATACAATACTAAGCGTGATCGAATCTATCGACTTAATACTATTCCTCAAGGATCGAATGGAGAAACGCTAAATGAATACGCGACCACAACACTGCCACTGAAACAAGAACTTCTTGACAACTACGTAGGTGTGGAAAAAGCGGTGCGCATCATGCGAGGCTTCGGCAACTTGTGGTTGGAGATGGAACAAAACGTTAACATCCCGATTGCAGGATATTATGCCGACTCAGAGATATTAGATGTATTTGAATACGAATTAGAGTATGGAGATTCACACACCGCATTGGTAGAACCGTACTCGGTAGTGCTAAGCAAAAAGACCGCGAAGAAATTATTCAAGCAAGAGAATCCCATTGGCGAGTCCTTTAAAGTGGGCGAAGAAGGGCCTTACAAAGTGACAGGTATATTAAAAGAGACGAAAAACAAATCCCACATTCCGTTTGAAGCACTGGCAAGCATTAGCTCGGTAAAAAGCTTGGAGGCTCAGAACAAATCTGGTTGA
- a CDS encoding RNA polymerase sigma factor, producing the protein MSNPLMTDDRELVSRIIQGDSQAFRQLIHQHQRLVGHMVARLVKSEEDREEICQDVFLKVHDKIRSFNFESKLSTWIATVAYRHAINHLRKQKMLFADLPNEDGFQREFVSSEKVDDDFGDQELEEMILRMIDYLPVQYKTVLTLYHLDHMNYQEIGAITNMPEGTVKNYLFRARSILKEKVKNYLGKEIAL; encoded by the coding sequence GTGTCTAATCCCTTAATGACAGACGATCGGGAGTTGGTTTCCCGCATAATACAAGGCGATTCGCAAGCGTTTCGGCAACTGATTCACCAGCATCAACGGTTGGTGGGGCATATGGTGGCACGCTTGGTAAAAAGTGAGGAGGATCGCGAAGAAATCTGTCAAGACGTTTTTTTAAAAGTGCACGACAAGATTCGTAGCTTCAATTTTGAATCAAAACTTAGCACCTGGATCGCCACAGTAGCCTATCGGCATGCCATTAACCATTTGCGGAAGCAAAAAATGTTGTTTGCCGACTTGCCGAACGAAGATGGGTTTCAACGCGAGTTTGTATCGAGTGAAAAGGTGGATGATGACTTTGGTGACCAAGAGTTGGAAGAAATGATTTTGAGAATGATTGACTACTTGCCCGTTCAATACAAAACCGTTCTTACATTGTATCACCTCGATCACATGAACTATCAAGAAATTGGTGCCATCACCAATATGCCCGAAGGCACAGTGAAGAATTATCTTTTCCGTGCCAGAAGTATTTTAAAAGAAAAAGTAAAAAACTACCTTGGAAAGGAAATCGCGCTATGA
- the scpB gene encoding SMC-Scp complex subunit ScpB: protein MDFLQNHIEALVFCSPTATKVADLKACLSEMFNADVPEEDIEAALQRIDQKFQAEEFSFQLFKAAGGYQFLTKPAYQASIGIMLKQQSKKRLSTSAMETLSIIAYKQPISKTEVENIRGVNCDYAIQKLLDKGLIEIQGKAETIGRPILYGTSPKFMEYFGINDITELPTPKDFTIEVNTIGETPDNQ from the coding sequence ATGGACTTTTTACAAAATCACATCGAAGCATTGGTTTTCTGTTCGCCTACCGCCACCAAGGTGGCTGATTTGAAAGCATGCCTTTCAGAAATGTTTAATGCCGATGTGCCTGAAGAGGATATTGAAGCTGCACTTCAGCGCATTGATCAAAAATTTCAAGCAGAAGAGTTTTCGTTTCAGTTGTTTAAGGCAGCAGGCGGCTATCAATTTTTGACCAAACCTGCCTACCAAGCCAGCATTGGGATTATGCTCAAGCAGCAATCCAAAAAAAGACTGTCTACTTCAGCGATGGAAACACTTTCTATCATTGCATACAAACAACCGATTTCAAAAACCGAAGTAGAAAATATTCGTGGCGTAAATTGCGACTATGCAATTCAGAAGTTATTAGACAAAGGCTTGATTGAAATTCAAGGCAAAGCCGAAACCATCGGCCGACCGATTTTATACGGCACCAGCCCGAAGTTTATGGAGTACTTCGGCATCAATGACATTACCGAATTGCCAACGCCCAAAGATTTTACAATTGAAGTAAATACCATTGGAGAGACACCCGATAATCAGTAG
- a CDS encoding rRNA pseudouridine synthase, giving the protein MAKSPRSNKSSFGKRSDAEKTFRNNRSSNRSGRGEFDSGRSRSFSTRPSRFDKPEGESKSFTRRDDTEKPKRASGPFERRGGDFGSDRPKRFTGTGFNKRDDGERKSFRRDSFDGEKPKRFGDDTNRDERPKRFERSESGSSFGRKKFDAEKPKRLSDSDDRPKRFSKPEGEEKPFGRRKFDSDRPKPFTRFEGDSSDERPKRFSTSEEAEEKPFRKNRESFGDRPQPKKFSREDVVKRKAGEEPERRSFVDSKKMDRRKSVPEYEEKPADDGLIRLNKFIANSGVGSRREADELIKMGVITVNGVTITQLGTKVKHTDDVRHDGKKLKPEKPIYVLLNKPKGFITTTDDPQERNTVMNLVANAGTQRIYPVGRLDRNTTGLLLLTNDGDLTDKLTHPSYKAKKVYKVELDKPITKADFEKVQQGVHLEEGRAMVDDVAIVSDDKKTIGIELHIGWNRIVRRIFETLGYDVVKLDRVVYAGLDKKDLARGQWRFLRPEEVINLKHLNK; this is encoded by the coding sequence ATGGCAAAATCACCACGTTCCAATAAATCTTCTTTCGGCAAACGTTCGGATGCCGAAAAAACATTCCGTAACAACCGCAGCAGCAACCGTTCGGGTCGCGGTGAGTTTGATAGCGGTCGGTCGCGTAGTTTTTCAACGCGTCCGTCTCGCTTTGATAAACCAGAAGGCGAAAGCAAATCATTTACCCGCAGAGACGATACGGAAAAACCAAAGCGCGCTTCAGGACCTTTTGAAAGGCGTGGTGGTGATTTTGGTTCGGATCGACCCAAACGTTTTACAGGTACTGGGTTTAATAAAAGAGACGATGGTGAGCGTAAATCGTTTAGACGAGATTCGTTTGATGGGGAGAAACCAAAGCGTTTTGGAGACGATACCAATCGCGATGAAAGACCAAAAAGATTTGAACGGAGCGAAAGTGGAAGTTCGTTTGGGAGAAAAAAGTTTGATGCGGAGAAGCCAAAACGACTCTCCGATTCAGACGACAGACCAAAGCGTTTTTCAAAACCGGAAGGAGAAGAAAAACCATTTGGCCGGAGAAAGTTTGATAGCGACAGACCAAAGCCATTCACACGATTTGAGGGTGACTCATCTGACGAAAGGCCAAAACGCTTTTCGACATCCGAAGAAGCTGAAGAAAAGCCCTTTCGCAAAAACCGCGAATCGTTTGGCGATCGCCCGCAACCAAAAAAGTTTTCGCGCGAAGATGTGGTGAAACGAAAAGCAGGAGAAGAACCTGAACGCAGATCGTTTGTTGATTCCAAAAAAATGGATCGCAGAAAATCGGTGCCGGAATATGAAGAGAAACCAGCAGACGATGGCTTGATTCGGTTGAATAAATTTATTGCCAACAGCGGTGTGGGCAGCCGTAGAGAAGCCGATGAGTTGATTAAGATGGGAGTGATCACCGTGAATGGTGTCACCATCACACAATTAGGCACCAAAGTAAAACACACGGATGATGTGCGCCACGATGGCAAGAAACTAAAGCCCGAAAAGCCTATCTATGTTCTGTTGAACAAACCCAAAGGCTTTATCACGACTACGGACGATCCACAAGAACGTAACACTGTGATGAATTTGGTGGCCAACGCGGGCACACAGCGAATTTACCCGGTAGGCAGATTAGACCGCAACACCACGGGGTTGTTGTTGTTGACCAACGATGGTGACCTTACCGATAAGCTCACCCACCCATCCTATAAAGCTAAAAAGGTTTACAAAGTTGAATTGGACAAGCCCATCACCAAAGCTGATTTTGAAAAGGTGCAACAAGGCGTGCACTTAGAAGAAGGTCGTGCAATGGTAGATGATGTAGCCATTGTGAGCGATGACAAAAAAACCATTGGTATTGAATTGCACATTGGCTGGAACCGAATTGTGCGAAGGATTTTTGAAACGTTGGGTTACGATGTGGTGAAACTTGATCGGGTGGTATATGCCGGTCTCGACAAAAAAGATTTAGCCCGAGGTCAATGGCGCTTTTTAAGACCTGAAGAGGTGATCAATTTGAAGCATTTGAATAAGTGA
- a CDS encoding transporter substrate-binding domain-containing protein, producing MKKWVFGFVLVLIFTSSWAQRTEGDSWLNVKSFGAGTLAVLYYEQAGLIQEVNGKPQGLCVDILNDFVAFVQKKYNKKITIQYVGKEPVFTKFLSTTEKSPYLLGVTNVTITEERKKILKFTPPFLSNPVVLLTHKDAPAVSSFAEISKKLEGYSAEIIGGSTHVKLINKIKKENWPNLSIAYGPSGQEILKKFVANPKLFTIVDFTEFVDANRKRLPVKKQKVEFGDPEQLAFAMSKGNDWDEPWKEFMTDEYRKSPQFSKYVSDNLGMAFLSVLK from the coding sequence ATGAAAAAGTGGGTATTTGGATTTGTTTTAGTACTTATTTTCACCAGTTCTTGGGCGCAACGCACCGAGGGGGACTCTTGGTTGAATGTGAAGTCGTTTGGTGCAGGAACCTTAGCCGTTCTCTACTACGAACAAGCCGGGCTTATACAAGAGGTGAATGGAAAGCCGCAAGGTTTATGTGTGGATATATTGAATGACTTTGTCGCTTTTGTGCAAAAGAAGTACAATAAGAAAATTACGATTCAATATGTTGGCAAAGAACCCGTCTTTACCAAATTTCTAAGCACAACGGAAAAAAGTCCCTATCTTTTAGGAGTAACCAATGTAACCATCACTGAAGAGCGTAAAAAGATTTTGAAATTTACACCTCCGTTTCTATCTAATCCCGTTGTGCTGTTGACGCACAAGGATGCACCCGCTGTTTCTTCGTTTGCAGAGATTTCAAAAAAATTGGAAGGCTACTCAGCCGAAATTATTGGTGGCAGCACGCATGTTAAGTTAATCAACAAAATCAAAAAAGAAAATTGGCCAAATCTTTCCATTGCTTATGGGCCTTCAGGACAAGAAATTTTAAAAAAGTTTGTGGCCAATCCAAAGCTTTTCACGATTGTTGACTTCACAGAATTTGTAGATGCCAACCGCAAGCGCCTTCCTGTAAAAAAACAAAAAGTAGAGTTTGGCGACCCTGAGCAGTTAGCTTTTGCCATGAGCAAGGGCAATGATTGGGATGAGCCGTGGAAAGAATTTATGACGGACGAGTATCGAAAAAGCCCCCAGTTTAGCAAGTATGTTTCAGATAATTTAGGCATGGCATTTTTGAGTGTGCTTAAATAA
- a CDS encoding PD40 domain-containing protein: MKKLYLLSLIFLFGLSAFAQEKKDAKADSVKKEKPKKKKDLPLEVARRVPVKSNEGTWMSLDVSPDGKTIAFDFLGDIFTMPITGGKPVQFTKGMAFDSHPKFSPDGTKLLFLSDRSGGENIWWFALDKKDSLQITKGNTDHYQSAEWTPDGNYIIGSRGIRNLKLWMFHKDGGSGAQLISKPDNLKTVEPAFGNDNRYIWFSHRNGAWNYNAQFPQYQIAVYDCETGEFETRTQRYGSAFTPTLSPDGKWLVYGTRYNDQTGLVLRDIKSGDEKWLAYPVQHDEQESIAPLGVLPAMSFTPDSKEVVASYGGKFYRLPVAGGDAINIPFEMETEFLLGPAVSFNYPIKDEKEMIVTQIRDAVISPDGKQVAFTALNRLYTYDLPNGTPKRVTTNNFTEAQPTWSPDGAQLAWVTWENNAGHIYKMNLKLKGAKPVRLTNTPGLYTEPSWSLTGNKIVFFRGATQTFKDAADPFFSGGQEDLLWISGDGGNVNFIAKAKRRSNPHFTKTDDRIYLYHAQKGLVSIRWDGTDEKAHLKVSGITVYGSVMMDDNCMLKELEAEPAQEPSIADVVLMAPEGDKALAKVNNEIYVVTIPKTGGETPKISVADAEKAQFPSRKLTKLGGEFPTWGSNAKNVYFSLGNAFFTYNLDSAKLKEDVIKKKKAEEDKAKEAEELKGEKKDEKKDDKKDEKKDEGYKPSEIRIKVKVEKDIPAGKVLLQNARIITMKGDEVIERGDILIENARIKQVGPAGSISVDASTQKMDLTGKTLVPGFVDTHAHMWPAWGIHKNQVWMYAANLAYGVTTTRDPQTATTDVLTYGDMVETGQMIGPRIYSTGPGVGFWAYNLKDYEQTKDILKQYSEYYNTKTIKMYLTGNRQHRQWIIQAAKEQSLMPTTEGGLDFKLNMTNLIDGYPGHEHALPIYPLYKDVATTIAEAKMTYTPTLLVAYGGPWAENFYYATENVNSDPKLNHFTAKSELDEKSRRRPGWFMKEEHVFEDHAKFVNDLVKAGGNAGVGSHGQLQGLGYHWELWSIASGGMRNIDALKVATIHGARAIGLSNDIGSIEAGKLADLIILDKNPLENLHNTNSVNKVMKNGRLYDGNTLDEVYPTVRKAPSFANEQAVPAGVPGIK; the protein is encoded by the coding sequence ATGAAAAAACTGTACCTACTATCCCTTATCTTTTTATTTGGCTTGTCCGCTTTCGCACAAGAGAAGAAGGACGCCAAAGCCGATTCAGTCAAAAAAGAAAAACCGAAAAAGAAAAAAGATCTTCCGCTCGAGGTAGCACGCAGAGTGCCGGTAAAATCCAATGAAGGTACTTGGATGAGTTTGGATGTTAGCCCAGATGGCAAAACCATTGCCTTCGATTTTTTGGGTGATATTTTCACGATGCCCATCACCGGTGGCAAGCCAGTTCAATTCACCAAGGGCATGGCCTTCGATTCGCATCCCAAGTTTAGCCCGGATGGAACGAAACTACTTTTCCTTTCTGACCGCAGTGGTGGTGAAAACATTTGGTGGTTTGCATTGGATAAAAAAGATTCTCTTCAAATAACAAAAGGAAATACAGACCACTACCAATCGGCCGAATGGACGCCTGATGGAAACTATATCATAGGCTCACGCGGAATCCGCAATTTAAAACTTTGGATGTTTCACAAAGACGGTGGCTCTGGTGCGCAACTCATCAGCAAACCCGATAATCTCAAAACAGTAGAACCAGCGTTTGGTAACGACAACCGTTACATCTGGTTTTCGCATCGCAACGGAGCCTGGAATTATAACGCGCAATTTCCACAATATCAAATCGCAGTGTACGACTGCGAAACAGGGGAATTTGAAACACGCACCCAGCGCTACGGTTCAGCTTTTACCCCTACGCTTTCACCAGATGGAAAATGGTTGGTGTATGGAACGCGTTACAATGACCAAACAGGTCTAGTGCTTCGCGATATTAAATCAGGCGATGAAAAATGGTTGGCCTACCCCGTGCAACATGATGAACAAGAGTCGATAGCACCATTGGGCGTTTTGCCTGCCATGTCCTTCACGCCCGATAGCAAAGAAGTGGTGGCTTCGTATGGCGGAAAGTTTTATCGCCTACCCGTAGCAGGAGGTGATGCCATCAATATTCCATTTGAAATGGAAACTGAATTTTTGTTAGGGCCCGCAGTTAGTTTCAATTATCCCATTAAGGACGAAAAAGAGATGATTGTAACCCAAATTCGTGATGCAGTAATTTCACCCGATGGAAAGCAAGTGGCTTTCACCGCGCTCAATAGATTATACACCTACGATTTACCCAACGGTACTCCCAAACGAGTAACGACCAATAATTTTACCGAAGCACAACCCACATGGAGCCCCGATGGGGCACAGTTGGCTTGGGTAACATGGGAAAACAACGCAGGGCACATCTATAAAATGAATTTGAAATTGAAAGGTGCAAAACCCGTTCGGCTTACTAATACTCCCGGACTTTACACCGAACCATCGTGGTCGTTGACCGGAAACAAAATCGTTTTCTTCCGCGGGGCAACGCAAACTTTTAAAGACGCAGCTGACCCTTTCTTTTCGGGAGGGCAGGAAGATTTACTTTGGATTTCGGGCGATGGAGGCAACGTAAACTTCATTGCGAAAGCAAAACGAAGAAGCAATCCACACTTTACCAAAACAGACGACCGTATCTATTTGTATCATGCGCAAAAAGGGTTGGTGTCCATTCGGTGGGATGGCACCGATGAAAAAGCGCATTTGAAAGTGAGTGGTATTACAGTGTATGGTTCGGTAATGATGGATGACAATTGTATGCTGAAAGAATTAGAAGCTGAACCGGCACAAGAACCATCGATTGCCGATGTGGTGTTGATGGCGCCAGAAGGCGACAAGGCACTGGCGAAAGTGAACAACGAAATTTATGTGGTCACCATTCCCAAAACCGGTGGCGAAACACCAAAAATTTCTGTGGCCGATGCAGAGAAAGCGCAGTTTCCTTCTAGAAAGTTAACCAAATTAGGTGGCGAGTTCCCTACTTGGGGAAGCAATGCGAAGAATGTTTACTTCAGCTTAGGCAATGCATTTTTTACTTACAATTTAGATTCAGCGAAGTTGAAAGAAGATGTTATCAAAAAGAAAAAGGCTGAAGAAGACAAAGCAAAAGAGGCAGAGGAGTTGAAGGGTGAGAAGAAAGATGAGAAGAAGGACGATAAGAAAGATGAAAAAAAGGATGAGGGGTATAAGCCTTCTGAAATCCGTATCAAAGTAAAAGTAGAGAAAGACATTCCTGCAGGAAAAGTATTACTGCAAAACGCGCGCATCATTACCATGAAAGGAGATGAAGTGATTGAGCGTGGCGATATATTGATTGAGAATGCACGCATCAAACAAGTAGGCCCAGCAGGTTCTATTTCGGTTGATGCCTCCACACAAAAAATGGACTTAACTGGTAAAACCCTTGTGCCTGGCTTCGTGGACACACACGCGCACATGTGGCCTGCGTGGGGCATTCACAAAAATCAGGTTTGGATGTATGCAGCCAATCTTGCGTATGGTGTGACCACCACACGCGACCCACAAACGGCCACCACCGATGTGTTGACCTACGGAGACATGGTGGAGACGGGGCAAATGATTGGGCCACGTATTTACTCCACAGGCCCTGGTGTTGGCTTCTGGGCGTACAACTTAAAGGACTACGAGCAAACAAAAGATATTTTGAAGCAATATTCAGAATACTACAATACCAAAACGATTAAGATGTACTTGACGGGCAATCGCCAACATCGTCAGTGGATTATTCAAGCTGCGAAAGAACAAAGTTTAATGCCTACTACTGAGGGTGGTCTTGATTTTAAATTGAACATGACCAACTTGATTGATGGCTACCCCGGTCATGAACATGCATTGCCAATCTATCCGTTGTATAAAGATGTGGCCACCACCATCGCGGAAGCTAAAATGACCTACACCCCAACTCTACTTGTTGCTTATGGCGGTCCTTGGGCAGAGAATTTTTATTATGCTACTGAAAATGTAAATAGCGATCCAAAACTAAATCACTTTACAGCCAAGTCGGAACTTGATGAAAAGTCTAGACGCAGACCCGGATGGTTCATGAAAGAAGAGCATGTATTTGAAGACCATGCCAAATTTGTAAACGACTTAGTGAAGGCGGGTGGCAACGCAGGCGTAGGTTCGCACGGGCAGTTGCAAGGTTTAGGTTATCATTGGGAATTGTGGAGCATTGCTTCTGGTGGCATGCGTAACATCGATGCGTTGAAAGTAGCAACCATACATGGAGCAAGAGCGATCGGTTTGAGCAACGATATTGGAAGCATTGAAGCAGGCAAATTGGCCGACTTAATTATACTCGACAAAAACCCACTAGAGAATCTACACAACACTAACTCCGTAAACAAGGTGATGAAAAACGGAAGGCTTTACGATGGGAATACGTTAGATGAAGTTTACCCAACCGTGCGTAAAGCTCCTTCGTTTGCGAATGAGCAAGCTGTGCCTGCTGGGGTGCCCGGAATAAAATAG
- a CDS encoding sensor histidine kinase yields MVAVLLLGINLLSSAQQPVVLSDPSKIYQLDEHARVFIDSLGVIDFNQVMDSSFQYHFKPSGTGSLTFGYLNKPIWIKLKLSNQAIGTQWYLEIPAPYLEFVHFYQKQSGKWVKNSSGYYLPHSDKEISHTAFSYLLDFDGGAQGEVFIRVTGSSPKNIPLFVLEKEKFLEKSRLEDVGYGIFFGVLLVMILFNLVIFLTLKDLNYLIYVCIICCTFSIFSAASGYGGKFLWPNYPDVNFYAGRLSLGIMVILISIFSRRFLETKRYSKTMDFVLLLLIPLAVLATVLVATEVMSSAGNNLMSVATPIFLISGIVCWVKGNKNAQFFVAAWAVYLIGGLSLTLRNSGILPYNFWTTHLAEVGAACETFLIALALSSRYTRLKKENEEAQLSLIDQLQKNQKLQQQATADLETKVNERTQEILQQNEKLSKLNLLKDKLFTIVSHDLKSPLSQLSGALYLVERDMITKEEIKDLMPKIRRNLANNENFLSELLAWTRSQLEGEKISLTYFNLKNATDEIVRLILPQAEAKKIEVSSQLKDNTIVYADVEMIKTVIRNLMVNAIKFTETNGFIEIFVKVTNDTTTYYVKDTGRGIEDSLKGNLFTMHVQSMRGTANEKGTGLGLLICKDFVESNGGTIWVEGKPNEGSIFAFTIPNHPTDNHRP; encoded by the coding sequence TTGGTAGCAGTTTTGTTGTTGGGGATTAATCTTCTTTCTTCTGCCCAACAACCTGTCGTACTTTCTGATCCATCAAAGATCTACCAGTTAGACGAACATGCAAGGGTGTTTATCGATTCACTCGGTGTTATTGATTTTAATCAAGTAATGGATTCCTCTTTTCAATACCATTTTAAGCCAAGCGGCACGGGTAGTTTAACTTTTGGCTACCTGAACAAGCCCATTTGGATAAAACTGAAACTTTCCAACCAAGCGATTGGCACACAATGGTACTTGGAAATCCCAGCGCCTTATTTAGAGTTTGTTCATTTTTATCAGAAACAAAGTGGTAAATGGGTGAAAAACTCCTCAGGGTATTACTTACCACACTCTGATAAGGAAATTTCGCACACCGCATTTTCATACCTATTGGATTTTGATGGTGGGGCACAAGGTGAAGTATTCATCCGTGTTACAGGAAGCAGTCCAAAAAATATTCCACTTTTTGTACTTGAAAAAGAAAAATTTCTGGAGAAATCGCGCTTAGAAGATGTCGGTTATGGTATCTTTTTTGGCGTACTGCTCGTGATGATTTTATTCAACCTCGTTATCTTCTTAACCCTCAAAGATCTCAATTACCTGATTTACGTTTGTATCATTTGTTGCACCTTCTCTATTTTCTCTGCGGCCTCTGGCTATGGAGGAAAATTTCTTTGGCCAAACTACCCTGATGTTAATTTTTATGCTGGGCGGCTGTCGCTAGGTATCATGGTGATTTTAATCTCAATTTTTTCAAGACGGTTTCTAGAGACCAAGCGTTATTCAAAAACAATGGATTTTGTTCTTCTTTTGTTGATACCATTGGCCGTTTTGGCTACAGTGCTAGTGGCTACTGAGGTGATGTCCTCAGCTGGAAATAATTTGATGTCGGTTGCAACACCCATCTTTTTGATTAGTGGTATTGTTTGTTGGGTAAAAGGGAACAAGAATGCCCAGTTTTTTGTGGCCGCTTGGGCTGTTTATTTGATAGGGGGTCTGTCTCTTACCTTGCGAAATAGCGGAATACTGCCATACAACTTCTGGACTACGCACTTAGCTGAAGTAGGTGCCGCATGCGAAACATTTTTGATAGCCTTGGCGCTGAGCAGCAGATACACTCGGTTAAAAAAAGAAAACGAAGAGGCGCAACTCTCGTTGATTGACCAACTTCAGAAAAATCAAAAACTTCAACAGCAAGCAACGGCAGACCTTGAAACAAAAGTGAATGAACGCACCCAGGAAATTTTACAGCAAAATGAAAAATTGAGCAAACTTAATCTGTTAAAGGACAAACTTTTTACTATTGTATCGCATGATTTAAAAAGCCCTCTATCTCAATTGTCCGGTGCTTTGTATTTGGTGGAACGCGACATGATTACCAAGGAGGAAATCAAAGATTTAATGCCGAAAATCAGAAGAAATTTAGCGAACAACGAAAATTTTCTATCCGAACTGTTGGCCTGGACAAGAAGTCAATTGGAAGGAGAAAAAATAAGCCTTACGTATTTCAATTTAAAGAATGCAACTGATGAAATTGTGCGCCTAATACTTCCGCAAGCAGAAGCAAAAAAAATTGAAGTGAGTAGCCAACTTAAAGATAACACTATTGTGTATGCAGATGTTGAAATGATCAAAACGGTTATTCGTAATCTAATGGTTAATGCCATCAAATTTACGGAGACCAATGGCTTCATTGAGATCTTCGTAAAAGTAACTAATGACACTACTACGTACTATGTGAAAGATACGGGCAGGGGGATAGAAGACTCGTTAAAAGGTAACCTATTTACGATGCACGTGCAAAGTATGCGTGGCACTGCCAATGAAAAAGGCACAGGCTTGGGCCTTTTGATTTGCAAAGACTTTGTAGAAAGTAATGGCGGCACTATTTGGGTAGAAGGTAAACCGAATGAAGGAAGCATCTTTGCCTTTACCATCCCCAACCATCCTACTGATAATCATCGGCCATAG
- a CDS encoding glucose 1-dehydrogenase: MDVTSLFSLKNKTALITGASKGIGQAIAELYAAAGAHVVVSSRKQEAVEAVAKDLKLKGFNATAMACHVGDVGDVHKLADYCLTNFGGVDILVNNAATNPVFGPVVETDAAAFDKIMAVNVKGPFELSKKLYPAMKAKKSGSIINISSVGGLRPEPGLGIYSMSKASLISLTKVMAKEWGDDNIRANVICPGLIKTKFSEALWNNDKVMGIMMKMLPIKRVGTSEEIAALALYLASDSSSYCTGSVFTADGGFTI, encoded by the coding sequence ATGGATGTGACCTCCTTGTTTAGTCTAAAAAATAAAACAGCTTTGATCACGGGTGCTTCCAAAGGCATTGGTCAAGCTATTGCTGAATTGTATGCGGCCGCTGGCGCTCATGTAGTGGTGAGTAGTCGCAAACAAGAAGCGGTTGAGGCGGTTGCCAAGGATCTGAAATTGAAGGGATTTAATGCGACAGCCATGGCATGCCACGTAGGCGATGTAGGCGATGTACATAAACTGGCTGACTATTGTTTGACCAATTTTGGAGGTGTGGATATATTGGTGAACAATGCTGCCACCAATCCAGTGTTTGGCCCCGTAGTGGAAACCGATGCAGCGGCCTTCGATAAGATTATGGCCGTGAATGTGAAGGGGCCATTTGAGCTTTCAAAAAAATTGTATCCCGCTATGAAGGCAAAAAAATCAGGTTCCATCATTAACATTAGTTCAGTAGGTGGCCTGCGCCCTGAGCCGGGCTTGGGAATTTATAGCATGAGTAAAGCTTCGTTGATTTCGCTCACCAAAGTAATGGCAAAAGAATGGGGTGATGACAACATCCGTGCAAACGTAATTTGCCCAGGCCTCATCAAAACAAAATTTAGCGAAGCACTGTGGAACAATGACAAAGTCATGGGCATTATGATGAAGATGTTGCCGATAAAACGCGTAGGCACTTCAGAAGAAATTGCAGCCTTGGCACTTTATCTTGCGTCCGATTCCAGCAGTTATTGCACCGGTAGCGTGTTTACGGCTGATGGAGGCTTTACGATTTAG